The genomic stretch ATGAAGCCACATGCCCGGCAGGTGTGTGCTGCCTGTCAGACACCATCAAAAATTctcatttcactggattattatgcacctccagcaggcagaggggAGTTCAGTGCATGTGTAAGTATCTGTTCATTTGGCTGCAAAGGCTGCTGTGTAAGATCACGTCTATGGGATAAGCTGCTGCCTGGATCATGGCTACACAATTCTGTTGTGTTTGATGAAACCTttagattctttaaatatgCATTGTTGCTATGGTCTTGCATTGAAAATGATGAGTTAAAGACAGTGTAGACATAATGTAATCAGGAAAATGTAGCTTAAATGTAATAAAGTTTATTCTAACTCATGCTTTAGTGTAGAAGAAGCCCCAGGATTAGATCcttgtggatttttttctccATGGATCAAATGAATATAGTttgcaaaacatttttaaagtcaTCATAGTCTATTTTGTGATAATTTTCAGATTTTTGTGTAGTGTTACATCCTGCTCCCTTTATTTATAGcttaaaaacatacataaaatTGAATATATGACTTCAAATGCTAGAATTAATCATCCATTAATGACTTGCACTACCTTGTAGTTCCAGACTAGGAGCCACGTTCTGGCTTAGTGCTGCTTTTTCTGAGTTTATATGTAGGTGTTGAGGGGACAGATCTGTCTTACCCGGTCCTGCCCCAGGTGTGATATAGACTGTGTGGTAGCTGTTGAGTGGGACAGCCTGGTAGGTGTCGTCATACGGGTCATAGGTGAACacctacaaaacaaaaaaggttttATTTCGGCTGGAGATCACTAACTGATGTCAACTCCTGCAGGGGCCGCTGAGGACTCACCGGGTTCCTCCTGGTCTCTAACAGAGTCAGCTTCCACGCTCTGAAAGAGGAACAAACAAGgagtgaggaaggaggagacagGGGAGGAGACATGGAAGTGAAGTGTGACTTCCTACATGGATTCATCTTCACTGTTGGCACACAGGTTGAGTGTTGAGCCGTCCTTAAGATTGACTATGATCAGATTCTCCCTGGGATTGGTCTCTGGTGGCATCAAACCTGCAGCAAAGGGTAAGAGAAGTTTAATCCATCATCAATCaatcatataaataaaaagacTTTATATTGCTTTGTATGGCGGTGCTGTGTACCTCCACATTCCAGGCCAGACCGCACATCGATACACGCCATCTTCAGGCTGACTCTGTACTCCAGTTCTCGCCTGCTGTCGGTCTTGTAGAAGCAGAGACTCCCGTCGATCCAAAGGTCACACCAGTTTAACTTCCAGCGTTTCAGGACAGAAGCTAGACAGGAAACACGGGGGTTAAAGAAAAGTCACAGGTGCATGTGAGACGAACTGATCCCTACAGGATGCTAAGCCGCACATGACCTCATATTGAAAGCCTTTCATTTCCTCATTAGCTCTGATAATTTAGcgtgtttgttttcttgctgtGCTCTtagatgttgttgtgtttttccctcttcacacacacacagacacacacacacgctcccaTTGACTGTCCTTGTTAAGCCACTTAAAGACACGTTCAGGGACGATTAATGAGATTATAAGTTACAAAGGCTACAGTTTCATAACAGGTACAATTTTTGCCTTCTAGAAAAGtctctgcatttaaaaataaaacgtaGAATATAGAGCAGAATATTTAATGAGGTGAGCATTTTGTGTAGTAAAAGAAAATGCTGCCTGGAAGcataaacacgcacacacacacatacaatggtGGCTGAGCTAGCCACATGTTGACATATTAGATAGATTAAGATAGATAAGATATTTAAGAGTATTAACCAACAGTATAAGTTACTCTGCTGATGCCATTGATGTCACTTTGTTCCATAATGTTTGATGAACAAAAATCTAagtaggttttgatttaaataaataaataataaataaatccacaCTCTTAGAagataattaaattaaaaacggCTGACCTGGTACTTATGAACCACAGTGATTTCattttttgacatttgtttcatatttattaaaaaaagtccCTGACACATTAACAGAGGTCAAGACCTTACATTAGAACTTCTTATTGTGTCATAATAGTTGATTTAACTAGTTTTAATATGAAGATCCTTATGTTTGTGCTCCATTACAACAGTCCAAGCTTCCATCATGTCGACAGAAAAGTTAAAGTTGTGGTCACTCACTCTGTCTCCACAGCCAGCCTGACCTCAGCAGCGCCATGATCTTTCAgctgttgtctttgttgtttaATAAAAGTCCAGGAGAACTGTAGGTAGGATCCAGTGTCTGGTTTTGGTCTCCTTTGCCTGTGTTTATATTCCCTCCGTTCCTCTGTTAGTGAGGCATTGGTAGATTAATCTGGCTCTCACCAGGGACTGAGGCTGACTCATGGGATCATTCTGGATTAGGAGACCACGCCCTCTCATCCCTGTAACGCTCTTTCTTTCTGAACCTGTTCCTCTTAACCTTTGTTAAATATTCTTAAAATATACTCAAACTCCTGTTAGGCTTATCTAGTGACTTATAATTAGACGCTTACAGTGGTATGTGTTTTGCATGTTAATCCATGTATTGAAATACCAACATGAGGATTAGCCTAAAAACCTCCAGGTCCAAGATGTCTACAGGTGATGCATACTGACATAATTTCCTTTAATAGCTCAGAGAAAGTGTTGGTCTTCTTTGTGTAAGCTGAGTCACCTGATTATGTTTTCATAACATTTCCTTATTAGGAcaagtgtttcttttttaatctgtgATTCAAGTCTGCAGTTTAATGGTGTATATATTATACGGTATGATTATTTATCAGACTTTCGCTGAAATTTGTGCTTTTTATAATTTGAGTGCTTTATGTGGGGATAACAGCAGAACTTTCACATGTAATAGTTTCAGATAGACTGGCCCTTTAATTTGAAACCAGAGAGGGTGAACAAAGATGCAACACTGCCATCTGGTGGCAGGATCTGGTATGAGTGTGTATTTGTATCTTTTTATGTCATGCCTTCACTGTTTGTATGGTCTAGGAATATTTCGCACAACAGCTTGTGTCATACACTTTTCTTTTTAGCGAATCAATAAACAACATGATGTGATTATATAATTTCTTAGCTCATCTAACTTAAATTGGTCAGATTCATCATCAATATTCAAAACCTTTTTGTTGAATATTAGTTAAAAGGACCATTTGACTTCCATGTTCATTTGTCCTAACCTTTCCGAGTTTTGTGTAGGTACAAATGTAAAAGGCAATTTTACAATATGcaaatatgcacatttttatgttgatgttatgctttattgttttatttaatataaaagtCGTACTTTTTCAGGCCATCTtctgttattttattatattgatAGTGATAGTGCCAGAAGCCACAAGTTGAAATTGTActtatttacaaaaaaacttaaattttaccctacaaaataaaagaattacgttttcattattattattattgttgttattattattattattattattattattattagcggTAGTCGTATTACGTGTTCAAACTGTAAAAATACGGGGGAAAActagttttatttttgcatttataTACAATAATTAGTTACTCATTAAATTGTACATTTTTACCTTCTTtgcctttttctatttttaaaaaaataaaaaaaacacgaaGACGGTAAAACGTGACATTTAAACTACGTCACTTCCGGCAAAGGGGAGTGTCCTAATCTGTCAACTAACCgaagaacaacaaaaacaaacacagcgcGTCGCCGTGGGGGTTCCGGGGTACGGTGAGTGTAGTGGCCTCAGCCTCATAATAAACCGTATCAGTTTCAAACTACCCGAACAGCTGCTTGTGGagcttattttaaaaaaaatccccacaATGACTCGGTTCAAAGTGTTTTTTACGAGCTGAATGCCCGTGAAAGTCAGACTGCTGCACGGTGTTGCACGACACGTCGGTCCTGACAGCTCCATTGTTGGCTCTTGTGCTGCTGAAATGTTCACATTAACACCGTGACACCGTTGTAATCTCGACTTTCAGATTATAGTAGGTTGTTGGTTTTTGGAGGAGCGACGTTACGTCGGCAGGCCTCAGTCAGAAGCAGCACCCCCCAAAAAACCACGACTGCTATCTGTTCCTCGAAGCTTGTTTCTCCGAACCCCGTGTGGAAATCAGCTGGTTTAACGTGGTAACGCTTATCAGCTGGCGTCAGCAAGACATGCAGCGAGACTTTAGATATTTTATGAGTCCTTATGTGTCGACGTTAAATTCGGGTGACTCTGTTTGTTATTCCCGTTTAAAATATGTGATTAATTTGCCTTTTGATGCAGCTGAAATGCACCACtgagggcagcagagagcagcttttaaagtttttattacttttattatGAAAAGTTACTTCCtgcttgctgtgtgtgcagaaatgaGCAAAAGCTTTCAAACAATAATTTAGTAAATGTGACCTGAGAGGGGCAAAGTAAGAGAACTCTGCCCTAAGATGATCACTTTAGTCTGACATATGTTCATCACACCTTACTTGAGATGATGTGAGTGCTTCACTGACCCAGCTACCATTGTTTTCTCAGGCCTGACAGGAGCCCAGCTGTCACtccaccttttcttttcttagtCATGTAATTTGAGTTtgactgtgtgtggatgtggagTGAACGCTGTCTTCCTGTTTACCTTAAACAATGTTGAATatttctctcttgttttgtttctgtattttaatgttgatcTATTTTCTTTATCAGGCTGTGGCAGCGGGACAGAGGCATGCGATCTGATGTGTTGCTGAAAACAATCTTCCTTTAGTCTCTGCTAACATCAGAAGTGAGAATCAAGAGATCTGTGTAATGAGAAACTGTctatgacagaaacatcagacaGAGTCCGGACGCGACTCTCAGTCATTTGGCAAACGCAGGCACCTCATGTGGGCCCAAGATGATCAGACTCTTCTGATCTGTCTGAAACTGATAGGGCTGATCAGGGTCCACTGCAAGTCCACCTGAAGGTTGAGTTAGGACAGACAAGGTTGAGGTTGAATGGTCTGATATAGATAATGTCACTGATACAAAATACTTTGACTATAGCCGGGAAAAAGTATGGTCAAAATtccaaaacaaacatgtcttcTGTGTAGTTTTTTATAGTATTGCCATGAGCTTGCAGTGGCTTATGTGTGCAGCTCCCTTCCATTCATCAGCATGCAATACACTCTTACACTCTGGTTGTGCTGTCAGAG from Parambassis ranga chromosome 14, fParRan2.1, whole genome shotgun sequence encodes the following:
- the plekhb1 gene encoding pleckstrin homology domain-containing family B member 1, whose product is MALLRSGWLWRQTSVLKRWKLNWCDLWIDGSLCFYKTDSRRELEYRVSLKMACIDVRSGLECGGLMPPETNPRENLIIVNLKDGSTLNLCANSEDESIAWKLTLLETRRNPVFTYDPYDDTYQAVPLNSYHTVYITPGAGPGTHQVVVQRDPFDDVASSLAMGLLAGVAAGAAMRSFLWMPFFFC